The Nothobranchius furzeri strain GRZ-AD chromosome 6, NfurGRZ-RIMD1, whole genome shotgun sequence genome includes a region encoding these proteins:
- the bmpr1bb gene encoding bone morphogenetic protein receptor, type IBb isoform X3: protein MSSVGMCERLDRVILLNRRTRADNTNLLDSMLLRSSWKETSEQQMEESSSTAMVSVPDLLRCDCYPQCPDGSVNDTCLTRGFCFTMVTEKEGGHAVFSAGCLPLVGSEFQCRDMLNARLRIVMECCTDRDYCNRSLHPTLPPLVTSEYVDSNIQYIALFISLTACSVLAVILVFCYFRYKRQTSQPPYSIDLEQDETFIPPGDSLKDLIEHSRSIGSGSGSGLPLLVQRTIAKQIQMVKQIGKGRYGEVWMGKWREERVAVKVFFTTEEESWFRETEIYQTFLMRHDNILGFIAADIKGTGSWTQLYLITDYHENGSLYDHLKSNTLDIKALLKLAYSSISGLCHLHTEIYGTQGKPAIAHRDLKSKNILVKKNGFCCIADMGLAVKFNSDTNKVDIPPNLRVGTKRYMPPEVLDETLNRSTFQSFIMADMYSFGLILWEMTRRCISGGIVEEYQLPYHDLVPTDPSYDDMREVVCVKKLRPLTAHHWSSDECLRQMGKLMSECWAHNPACRLTALRVKKTLAKMLQSQDIKL, encoded by the exons CCAACCTGTTGGACAGCATGTTGCTGAGAAGCAGCTGGAAGGAGACATCGGAGCAACAAATGGAGGAGAGCAGCAGCACAGCCATGGTTTCAGTTCCGGACTTGCTACGGTGTGACTGCTACCCCCAGTGCCCCGACGGCTCCGTCAACGACACATGCCT GACCCGGGGTTTCTGCTTCACCATGGTTACGGAGAAGGAGGGAGGTCACGCTGTTTTTTCTGCAGGATGTTTACCTCTGGTCGGCTCAGAGTTCCAGTGCAGA GACATGCTGAACGCACGCTTGCGGATCGTTATGGAGTGTTGCACGGATCGGGACTACTGCAACAGAAGCCTGCATCCCACGCTTCCTCCACTCGTGACTTCAG aATATGTGGACAGCAACATCCAGTACATAGCTCTCTTTATCTCACTCACAGCTTGCAGCGTCCTTGCTGTCATTCTTGTCTTCTGCTACTTCAG ATATAAACGTCAGACGTCACAACCCCCCTACAGCATTGATCTTGAGCAGGATGAGACCTTCATTCCTCCAGGGGACTCACTAAAGGACCTGATTGAGCATTCCCGCAGCATTGGATCTGGGTCTGGGTCAGGACTCCCTCTGctg GTTCAGCGCACCATTGCCAAGCAGATTCAGATGGTTAAGCAGATCGGGAAAGGGCGATACGGAGAAGTCTGGATGGGCAAATGGAGAGAAGAGAGAGTGGCCGTCAAAGTCTTCTTCACTACCGAGGAGGAGAGCTGGTTCAGAGAGACAGAAATTTATCAGACGTTTCTGATGAGGCACGACAACATCCTGG GCTTCATAGCAGCTGATATTAAAGGAACTGGCTCGTGGACTCAGCTCTACCTGATCACAGACTATCATGAGAACGGATCCTTATATGACCACCTCAAGTCCAACACCTTAGACATAAAAGCTCTGCTGAAACTAGCGTACTCGTCCATTTCTGGGCTCTGTCACCTGCACACGGAGATCTACGGCACACAGGGTAAACCCGCCATCGCCCACCGAGACCTGAAGAGCAAAAACATCCTGGTTAAAAAGAATGGATTCTGTTGTATTGCAGATATGGGACTCGCCGTCAAGTTTAACAG TGACACCAACAAAGTGGATATCCCTCCTAATCTACGAGTTGGTACTAAACGCTACATGCCACCTGAAGTGTTGGATGAGACACTGAACAGAAGCaccttccagtccttcataatggCCGACATGTACAGCTTTGGTTTAATTCTTTGGGAAATGACCCGACGGTGCATCTCTGGag GAATTGTGGAGGAGTACCAGCTGCCCTATCATGACCTGGTACCCACCGACCCCTCATATGACGATATGAGAGAGGTTGTTTGCGTCAAGAAACTAAGACCTTTGACTGCTCATCACTGGAGTAGTGATGAG TGTCTACGGCAGATGGGAAAGCTGATGTCAGAGTGTTGGGCTCACAACCCGGCCTGTCGCCTCACAGCCCTGCGGGTAAAGAAGACTCTGGCAAAGATGTTGCAGTCCCAGGACATCAAACTGTGA
- the bmpr1bb gene encoding bone morphogenetic protein receptor, type IBb isoform X2: MWRSWCMMVGRPQDLTWQAVLLVTGLASLSYGSDANLLDSMLLRSSWKETSEQQMEESSSTAMVSVPDLLRCDCYPQCPDGSVNDTCLTRGFCFTMVTEKEGGHAVFSAGCLPLVGSEFQCRDMLNARLRIVMECCTDRDYCNRSLHPTLPPLVTSEYVDSNIQYIALFISLTACSVLAVILVFCYFRYKRQTSQPPYSIDLEQDETFIPPGDSLKDLIEHSRSIGSGSGSGLPLLVQRTIAKQIQMVKQIGKGRYGEVWMGKWREERVAVKVFFTTEEESWFRETEIYQTFLMRHDNILGFIAADIKGTGSWTQLYLITDYHENGSLYDHLKSNTLDIKALLKLAYSSISGLCHLHTEIYGTQGKPAIAHRDLKSKNILVKKNGFCCIADMGLAVKFNSDTNKVDIPPNLRVGTKRYMPPEVLDETLNRSTFQSFIMADMYSFGLILWEMTRRCISGGIVEEYQLPYHDLVPTDPSYDDMREVVCVKKLRPLTAHHWSSDECLRQMGKLMSECWAHNPACRLTALRVKKTLAKMLQSQDIKL; encoded by the exons CCAACCTGTTGGACAGCATGTTGCTGAGAAGCAGCTGGAAGGAGACATCGGAGCAACAAATGGAGGAGAGCAGCAGCACAGCCATGGTTTCAGTTCCGGACTTGCTACGGTGTGACTGCTACCCCCAGTGCCCCGACGGCTCCGTCAACGACACATGCCT GACCCGGGGTTTCTGCTTCACCATGGTTACGGAGAAGGAGGGAGGTCACGCTGTTTTTTCTGCAGGATGTTTACCTCTGGTCGGCTCAGAGTTCCAGTGCAGA GACATGCTGAACGCACGCTTGCGGATCGTTATGGAGTGTTGCACGGATCGGGACTACTGCAACAGAAGCCTGCATCCCACGCTTCCTCCACTCGTGACTTCAG aATATGTGGACAGCAACATCCAGTACATAGCTCTCTTTATCTCACTCACAGCTTGCAGCGTCCTTGCTGTCATTCTTGTCTTCTGCTACTTCAG ATATAAACGTCAGACGTCACAACCCCCCTACAGCATTGATCTTGAGCAGGATGAGACCTTCATTCCTCCAGGGGACTCACTAAAGGACCTGATTGAGCATTCCCGCAGCATTGGATCTGGGTCTGGGTCAGGACTCCCTCTGctg GTTCAGCGCACCATTGCCAAGCAGATTCAGATGGTTAAGCAGATCGGGAAAGGGCGATACGGAGAAGTCTGGATGGGCAAATGGAGAGAAGAGAGAGTGGCCGTCAAAGTCTTCTTCACTACCGAGGAGGAGAGCTGGTTCAGAGAGACAGAAATTTATCAGACGTTTCTGATGAGGCACGACAACATCCTGG GCTTCATAGCAGCTGATATTAAAGGAACTGGCTCGTGGACTCAGCTCTACCTGATCACAGACTATCATGAGAACGGATCCTTATATGACCACCTCAAGTCCAACACCTTAGACATAAAAGCTCTGCTGAAACTAGCGTACTCGTCCATTTCTGGGCTCTGTCACCTGCACACGGAGATCTACGGCACACAGGGTAAACCCGCCATCGCCCACCGAGACCTGAAGAGCAAAAACATCCTGGTTAAAAAGAATGGATTCTGTTGTATTGCAGATATGGGACTCGCCGTCAAGTTTAACAG TGACACCAACAAAGTGGATATCCCTCCTAATCTACGAGTTGGTACTAAACGCTACATGCCACCTGAAGTGTTGGATGAGACACTGAACAGAAGCaccttccagtccttcataatggCCGACATGTACAGCTTTGGTTTAATTCTTTGGGAAATGACCCGACGGTGCATCTCTGGag GAATTGTGGAGGAGTACCAGCTGCCCTATCATGACCTGGTACCCACCGACCCCTCATATGACGATATGAGAGAGGTTGTTTGCGTCAAGAAACTAAGACCTTTGACTGCTCATCACTGGAGTAGTGATGAG TGTCTACGGCAGATGGGAAAGCTGATGTCAGAGTGTTGGGCTCACAACCCGGCCTGTCGCCTCACAGCCCTGCGGGTAAAGAAGACTCTGGCAAAGATGTTGCAGTCCCAGGACATCAAACTGTGA
- the bmpr1bb gene encoding bone morphogenetic protein receptor, type IBb isoform X1: MYLNRYYQHAAKHEHLLVGMCERLDRVILLNRRTRADNTNLLDSMLLRSSWKETSEQQMEESSSTAMVSVPDLLRCDCYPQCPDGSVNDTCLTRGFCFTMVTEKEGGHAVFSAGCLPLVGSEFQCRDMLNARLRIVMECCTDRDYCNRSLHPTLPPLVTSEYVDSNIQYIALFISLTACSVLAVILVFCYFRYKRQTSQPPYSIDLEQDETFIPPGDSLKDLIEHSRSIGSGSGSGLPLLVQRTIAKQIQMVKQIGKGRYGEVWMGKWREERVAVKVFFTTEEESWFRETEIYQTFLMRHDNILGFIAADIKGTGSWTQLYLITDYHENGSLYDHLKSNTLDIKALLKLAYSSISGLCHLHTEIYGTQGKPAIAHRDLKSKNILVKKNGFCCIADMGLAVKFNSDTNKVDIPPNLRVGTKRYMPPEVLDETLNRSTFQSFIMADMYSFGLILWEMTRRCISGGIVEEYQLPYHDLVPTDPSYDDMREVVCVKKLRPLTAHHWSSDECLRQMGKLMSECWAHNPACRLTALRVKKTLAKMLQSQDIKL, from the exons CCAACCTGTTGGACAGCATGTTGCTGAGAAGCAGCTGGAAGGAGACATCGGAGCAACAAATGGAGGAGAGCAGCAGCACAGCCATGGTTTCAGTTCCGGACTTGCTACGGTGTGACTGCTACCCCCAGTGCCCCGACGGCTCCGTCAACGACACATGCCT GACCCGGGGTTTCTGCTTCACCATGGTTACGGAGAAGGAGGGAGGTCACGCTGTTTTTTCTGCAGGATGTTTACCTCTGGTCGGCTCAGAGTTCCAGTGCAGA GACATGCTGAACGCACGCTTGCGGATCGTTATGGAGTGTTGCACGGATCGGGACTACTGCAACAGAAGCCTGCATCCCACGCTTCCTCCACTCGTGACTTCAG aATATGTGGACAGCAACATCCAGTACATAGCTCTCTTTATCTCACTCACAGCTTGCAGCGTCCTTGCTGTCATTCTTGTCTTCTGCTACTTCAG ATATAAACGTCAGACGTCACAACCCCCCTACAGCATTGATCTTGAGCAGGATGAGACCTTCATTCCTCCAGGGGACTCACTAAAGGACCTGATTGAGCATTCCCGCAGCATTGGATCTGGGTCTGGGTCAGGACTCCCTCTGctg GTTCAGCGCACCATTGCCAAGCAGATTCAGATGGTTAAGCAGATCGGGAAAGGGCGATACGGAGAAGTCTGGATGGGCAAATGGAGAGAAGAGAGAGTGGCCGTCAAAGTCTTCTTCACTACCGAGGAGGAGAGCTGGTTCAGAGAGACAGAAATTTATCAGACGTTTCTGATGAGGCACGACAACATCCTGG GCTTCATAGCAGCTGATATTAAAGGAACTGGCTCGTGGACTCAGCTCTACCTGATCACAGACTATCATGAGAACGGATCCTTATATGACCACCTCAAGTCCAACACCTTAGACATAAAAGCTCTGCTGAAACTAGCGTACTCGTCCATTTCTGGGCTCTGTCACCTGCACACGGAGATCTACGGCACACAGGGTAAACCCGCCATCGCCCACCGAGACCTGAAGAGCAAAAACATCCTGGTTAAAAAGAATGGATTCTGTTGTATTGCAGATATGGGACTCGCCGTCAAGTTTAACAG TGACACCAACAAAGTGGATATCCCTCCTAATCTACGAGTTGGTACTAAACGCTACATGCCACCTGAAGTGTTGGATGAGACACTGAACAGAAGCaccttccagtccttcataatggCCGACATGTACAGCTTTGGTTTAATTCTTTGGGAAATGACCCGACGGTGCATCTCTGGag GAATTGTGGAGGAGTACCAGCTGCCCTATCATGACCTGGTACCCACCGACCCCTCATATGACGATATGAGAGAGGTTGTTTGCGTCAAGAAACTAAGACCTTTGACTGCTCATCACTGGAGTAGTGATGAG TGTCTACGGCAGATGGGAAAGCTGATGTCAGAGTGTTGGGCTCACAACCCGGCCTGTCGCCTCACAGCCCTGCGGGTAAAGAAGACTCTGGCAAAGATGTTGCAGTCCCAGGACATCAAACTGTGA